The genome window TATCCAGTCTACCATCTCCTCATTTAGTGCCCAGTGAGTACTGTTTTCACTACTTCCCCAGAGCCCGCTCTCATATAAAAAGGCGTGGATAATCTCGTGCCTCAATACTTCTTTTTGATAAGCTACCAAATCCTTTACGCTCTGGATGTCCTGCTTAAAATTATAGATTAAAAGCTCTTTAGCGTGAGGATCGCACCATCCATCCGCCCCGTTTCCTTTTCTATAATCTTCCTCCTCAACTATGAGGATTTTATAAATAGTGCCCAGAATGTTTACCGTCTTACCGCTTTCTCTCTGTGGCTGGTTACTTCCTGTTTCTGATAAATCTCCTATCTCCGCAATTACCTTTAACCCGCTTTCCGTGAGCCTCAGCGTTACTCTGTCCATATCGTCTATGGCTAATACCTCTCCCAATAGGTTAATTCTCTTTATATTTACGATTTCTCCTATATGCACCGCTTTATTTCCTCCTTTTTCTGGTGTTAGTAGCGATAAGGAGTACTGAAACTCCCAGTACTCCTACCACAAACCCTATCATTATGCCTATTCCTACGCCGATGATAAAGCCCATTAGATTACCTCCATAGGCTCCAGATCGTCAAATACTACTGGTATCATACCTTTTAACTCTTTGAGGAGTGGTACTGCTACCTCTAACATCTGTGGATGAGGTTTCCCTGTTTCTCCGCAAGCTCTAAGGCTGAAAAAGTGCCTCCACTCTCTTAAGTTAGCTGTCATTACTACCTCAGTTTTAAGGCTATTAGGTAGTACCGCTCTTGCCTCTTGCGGAGATGCTCCATAACTAAGTAGCTCAAGGTACCTATTCTCTGCCTTAGCCACGCCCTCTACCCATATATCGTGTAGAGAGTTCCTTACCATATCGTTAGGAACATAATCCCAGTAGCGAGGCTCAATTACCGTAATTTCCCCGCCCTTATTTCCATAGTTACAGTATCTTGTACTCTCTTGAGCAAAGGATGCTACTCTATGCCTTACGATCTCGTGAGATATTCCCCTATCTACGATAAACTTAACGGAAAAGCTAAAATGCTCCAGCATCGCAAGGTGTTTACTCTTTATAAGGGCTCTTATAATTTTCTCCGCTGAGCCCTCTGCGATTTTATCCTCGCTTTTGTAGCATACTCTCGCTACCTTTTCTATCTTCCTAAGAATTTCCTCCCCGCTGAGCTCATCTAAGATCTCATAACCTGCCTTAATTATCTTCATCCCTCATACCTGCCCTTTTTTTAAGTGATTTACGGATACGGTCGGCAATATTAGAGACTACCTCATCAATGCACTTAGTAGGAATATATCCACCCTCTACAGAGATTTTTATCTCTACTGGCTCAGAGTGTTTAGATGGCTTAAACATATCTCCAAAGATATTGTCCGTCGCCTCTCTAAACTGTTTATAATCCTTATCTTCCTCCTCGTTTGACTCTCTATGGCATCCGCACTCTCCACAGCCACAGCAATTATCCTCATAAAAGTCTTTTGCTGGCTCTGGAGCCTTTTCCTGCTCGCCCTCGATTGCCTCAATCTCAAACTGGATATACTCAATAGCTTTCTTAAGATCAACTACCACATTATCCTTACGCCCTGCTCTGGAGATATACTTAACCGCATTTCCCAGATTAAAGTTAAGATCCCAGTCCTTAATTACCTTATAAGGCTCGTACTTTCTTCCCTCCGCATAATGTGAGGGATGTTTAATTTTTTCCATCATTTTCTCCTCCTATCCAATAATTTCTACTTTCCCATCGCCTCGCTCTATCTTGTAGTAGGCGTTACCGCTTGAGTAGTCCACCACTACTACAACCTCAGCATTAGGATCCATTGTTTTTAATTCTTCCATCAATTCCTGTACGGTCATATCCAAACAACCTCCTCTCTGTGATAACTAACATAATCACTAAAAGATAAATTATTTAGATAATGTCAGTACCGTTTGCCTATTTCCCCGTGTTTTTTCTCCATTTCTCCTCAAAAGTTACTGTTAAACTTACATTATTGAGGTATAAACTACTTAAATCCCTCTAAAAGTGTAGCTATCTCGTCTAACCTCGCCTTATCGGCTGGAGATAATTCCACATCTTTACCGCCCGCTATCTCGGCACGATCGGTAGGCTCTCCCATTAAAAGTAAATCCAGTTTTACTAATCGCTCAAAATCCTGTATATTCCTTACTTTTATCTCGCCTTTCATTACCCTTTTAGAGAGGTCTGCCATAAAATTATTGATAATAACTCTATATCTCGCCCTAACATCTGTAAGCTGAGTATTAAGAGCCTCCTCCCGTTTATTCTGAGAGTTTTCAATGTTTCGCTGTGTTACTCGTGCTACCCAGTTAAACGCTCTGCTCCAGCCTGCTACCGTTCGCTCCGTTCTGCCTATGGTTTCTGCCACAGCTCTAAGGGAACGCTTATCTCCTAAGCCATAATACATCTCAAACGCCCTGCTCTGGAGCTCGTTCTCTTTTGTTAGCTTGTCCGCCACCATTTCTACCTCCTTTCCCTTGATTTTCCGCCCTTTTCCCTCTATCTCTGTATTTTGCGGTATTTTCTACAGTTTTTCTTACTTACCGTACTCCTGTTATGATAAATACCTTTATTTTGAGGAGTATTTTTACTATTTACCTCTATACAATATTTTCCTTAAGGAATTAGAAACTATAATTATCTTTTCAGTACTCTTTTTCATTAGGTATCTTTACTATTTCTTTGTTTATTAGATAGAGTATTATTCTATCTTTTTGCCCGTTTTTCTCTTTTCCGCCGTTTCATTGTTTTTTCATTGTAATGAAATAAATAAAAAAGAGGCTCTATTTCCCGCCCCTTTTCGTTTTTTTTTATTTTATTAGAGCCCTCTCTTTAGTAGCCACGATATAAAGCCCTCCTCTGGAGTAAGCTCTACATACTCGTTATATCTATTGCTAAGGAGTATGAGGTCATCCTCTGTTATTCTTACGCTATTACTTCCAAATCTTAGCATAGGTAGAGTAGTCTTTTCCTCTTTCGGCGTTTTTTCCTTTTCTTCCTCAATTTCTTTCTCCTCAAAGATACCTTGTAGGTCTATCTCCGTAAAGCCCATTACTTCTAAAGGAAAGTCTACCGCTTGTAGTTCAAATAACTCAGCCTTTAAGAGATCCTCATCCCAGTTAGAGAGTTCTGCCAGCTTGTTATCTGCTATCCTATATGCCTTTATCTGCTCTGGCGTCAGATCTTTTAATATAATATAAGGAACGCTCTCCATCCCCGCCAGTATGCTCGCCTCTCTCCTTGTATGCCCTGCTATGATTACCATATCCTCATCTACAAGGATAGGATTTCTAAAGCCAAACTCCTTAATGCTCTCCAACACCTTTTTTACCGCATAATCATTTATTCTCGGATTTTTCTCATACGGTATTAGGTCTATCGGATCCCCATATAATATCTCCATACTCTCCATCTTAAATACCTCCATTTCTTATCATTTCATTAAAGATGTAATTTTCTTTCATAAGTAAAGCAAGTAACAAGTAAAAAATATGTATTTACGGAGCTAAAATCTTATAGGCTAAACTCTCCATCCTCATCAAACACCCCTAACACCCCTTTTAACTGTATCATATCTCTTTTACTTAACTGGCTAAACGGTATTTCTACTCTTGATATACTCTCCTCCTGTCTGGGAGTAATATAAGCGTTATTTTTTC of Lachnospiraceae bacterium oral taxon 500 contains these proteins:
- a CDS encoding DNA methyltransferase; the protein is MESMEILYGDPIDLIPYEKNPRINDYAVKKVLESIKEFGFRNPILVDEDMVIIAGHTRREASILAGMESVPYIILKDLTPEQIKAYRIADNKLAELSNWDEDLLKAELFELQAVDFPLEVMGFTEIDLQGIFEEKEIEEEKEKTPKEEKTTLPMLRFGSNSVRITEDDLILLSNRYNEYVELTPEEGFISWLLKRGL
- the thyX gene encoding thymidylate synthase (FAD), which encodes MKIIKAGYEILDELSGEEILRKIEKVARVCYKSEDKIAEGSAEKIIRALIKSKHLAMLEHFSFSVKFIVDRGISHEIVRHRVASFAQESTRYCNYGNKGGEITVIEPRYWDYVPNDMVRNSLHDIWVEGVAKAENRYLELLSYGASPQEARAVLPNSLKTEVVMTANLREWRHFFSLRACGETGKPHPQMLEVAVPLLKELKGMIPVVFDDLEPMEVI